In Defluviimonas aquaemixtae, the sequence GCCCGAGGCGACGATCCTGCTGCAGCAGCGGGTTCTGGCGACGGTGCGGGCGGTCGATGATGCCGACCACATACCGCTCTTGATCGACATGAACCCGCAGGTTCCCTCGCGCATCGCGCACTTGATCGAGGGCACAGGCGCGGATCCCGGTCCGGTGCTGGCGGCGATGGCGCGGCGCTTGGAAGCCGCTGGGGCGAGCGCGCTGGCGATGCCTTGCAACACCGCCCATCATTACGCCCCGGACATCGAGGCAGCCGTGTCCATTCCGTTCTTGAACATGATCGACCTGTCAGTTGGGAGGGCAATGTGCCACCTGAACAAGGGTGCCAGCATCGGCATTCTCGCCTCGCCAGCGGTGCGCCTGGCCGGCGTCTTTGACGCGCCTTTGGAAAGGGCGGGTCTCATGGCGCTCTGGCCCGAAGACGCCGGCCGGATGCTCGATGCCATCCGGACGATCAAAGCCGAAGGCCCCACGCCCGAGACTCGCCGCACACTCGAAGACGCCGCAGAAGATCTGGCCTCCAGGGGCGCGGCGCATCTGTTCGTCGCCTGTTCGGAATTCTCGCTGATCGCGGATGCTTTGCCCGGCGCCGTCCCGGCCACCGACACGGTCGATGTACTGGCCGACGCGATCCACGACCACACCTTTACGAATTGGAGTTGACCCAATGGCCATCTCCTATCTGAAAAAAGCCGATCCAAGACCCGTTTCAGAGAACAACGGCATCCGCGACATCGTGGCCATCATGCTGAACAACATCGAACGCGATGGCGAAGAAGCAGTGCGCCGCTACGGCGAAAAACTGGACGGATGGACCGGCGAGATCGTCTTGTCGGGCGCCGACCGCAAGTCTGCCTGCGACCGCGTTCCCGCAAGCCTCAAGGACGACATTCGGTTCGCCCACGCCAATATCCTCCGCTTTGCCGAAGCACAAAAAGCCACGATGGGGGACTGTGAGATCGAGTTGATACCGGGCCTGATCGCGGGACAGAGGCAAATCCCGGTGTCGAGCGCGGGCTGCTACGTGCCTGGGGGGCGCTACAGTCATATCGCCAGCGCATTGATGACTATCACCACCGCCAAGGTCGCGGGCGTCCCACACATTACCGCCGTTTCGCCACCGCGCCCCGGGACAGGGATTCCCGATGCCATCGTCTATGCGATGGATATCAGTGGGGCGGATCTGATCCTGAATCTTGGCGGCGTGCAGGGCATCGCCGCCATGGCGCAAGGGCTCTTTGGCGCGACGCCCGCCGACATTCTTGTCGGCCCCGGCAATTCCTATGTGGCCGAAGCCAAACGCATGCTATTTGGCAGGGTCGGGATCGACATGTTTGCGGGCCCCACGGACTCGCTGATAATCGCGGACCACACCGCTTCGGTCGAAACCGTGGCCTGGGATCTGGTCAGCCAGGCCGAGCACGGTGCCGACAGCCCGGTCTGGCTTGTGAGTACCGAGAGGGCACTGGCCGAAAGCGTCATGGCCAGCGTGCACACGCTGATCGACAGCCTGCCCGAACCCAATGCTTCGGTTGCGCGTACCGCTTGGGTGGACCGCGCAGAGGTGATCCTGTGTGACAGCCGTGACGAAGCTGCAAGCGTGTCCGACCACTATGCCCCCGAACACCTTCAGGTACAGGCCGCCGATCTCGACTGGTGGCTGAACCGTCTCACGGCCTATGGATCCTTGTTCCTGGGCAAGGAAACGACCGTATCATTCGGCGACAAGACCGCTGGCCCAAACCACGTCCTGCCGACCAGCGGCGCCGCGCGCTATACTGGCGGCCTGTCGGTGCACAAATTCACAAAGACCGTCACCTGGCAACGCTGCAATGAAGAGGCGTCCCACCAGTTGGCCGAGCGGACTGCACGGATAAGCCGGATGGAGGGAATGGAGGGCCACGCGCGCGCTGCAGAACTGCGGCAGAAACTCGGCGCTCACTAGGACGCAGCGTTCTGCGCCACGCTCCATGCTTTGGACAGGATATGAAGAAGCGTGTGCTACCGTCGCTCCCGCTGATCGGGTTCCATGATGCCATCTCTCTGCCAAGACCACCGCGGGGAGGCAACCGCCAAAGGCAGAAAGCGGGCGCTGGCGAATGCGGCAGGTCGCGCATCCCCCCCTGCCCGCGTGCGGCTCCGAAGCGGTTTCCCATGCGTGCAGGCAGACCTACTCGGATTTCAGAGTCGGCCACAGACGTTCGAAGAATATGTTGTCGAGGAAGCGCCCCTTTCCGCCCACGGCGATGCGCGACCGAGCGCGACACATCGTGAGCGAGACATGGACACTCAATTCACCTTGTGCGCCTTGCGACGGAGATCTTTGCCAACCTGGTCAGCCGTCGGCTTCTGTGTTCCAGCTTTCCGTCTCATCTTTACTCCTTGATGGTTCGGATGAGCCGCAATCGTTCCTTTGGGCAAATCCCCCTAGTCAGGCCCACAGGTGCTGATCCCGTACAATCAGAGATCCTTCGCCGCAGCATCTGAACAACCCTTCAGGCGCAGCGGCCCCGGTACCTGAACCAATACTCGCCACGGATCAAATTTCGCGAATGCCCCCCAAGAGGCATTTGCGCCGACTCACTATTGGTTTATGAAGTCCGCCGACAAAGACAGAAAAGCAGGCGCATGTTCGATCATTCCGAATCGTCGCGGCACGAGCCCGAAACGCGGGCCGCTAGAGAGTGGGTCAAGGTACTTTCAGACTACCGCGAGTCTAGTTCGCTGCGCAGCACGTTCGAGCTTGCAGTCACCGCGGGGCCCTTCGTTCTTCTGTGGGCTCTGGCATGGTGGTCGCTGTCCTACAGCTACTGGCTGACCTTGACGATCTCCATGTTCAATGCGGCCTTCCTGTTGCGGTTGTTCGCCATCCAGCACGATTGCGGCCATGGGGCGTTCTATGAAAACCGGACCGTGAGTGATTGGCTCGGACGGGTGATCGGCGTGCTTACGTTGACCCCCTATGACGTCTGGCGGCGCACCCATTCCATGCACCACAGCACGTCTGGAAATCTCGGGCGACGCGGCATGGGCGATATCCACACGCTGACAGTCGCGGAGTACCGCGCGCTGACACCGCTCAACCGCTTATTGTACAGGCTTTATCGCCACCCCGTTGTTCTGTTCGGTCTGGGGCCGGGATATCTCTTTTTCATCCAGAACCGATTGCCCTTGGGGCTGATGGCCAAGGCCAGATACTGGGCCAGCGCAATGTGCACGAACGCCGCGATCCTCGTGGGGTTGACCCTCATCCTGTACTTCGGCGGCCTGATGCCGATCTTGTTGATTTTTCTGCCATCGACACTTCTTGCTGCAACGGCGGGGGTCTGGCTGTTCTATGTGCAGCATCAATTCGAGACCACGCATTGGGAAGCTGAGGAAGACTGGCAACTGCATGATGCAGCCCTGAAGGGAAGCTCGCACTACGTGCTGCCGACTGTGCTGCAGTGGCTGAGCGCCAACATCGGAATCCACCATGTGCATCACCTTCACAGCCGTATCCCGTTCTATAGATTACCTGAAGTGCTGCGCGATCACGCGGTCCTGGCCAGCGGCAATCGAATGACGATCCGAGAAAGCATACTTAGCGCCCGGCTGCATCTGTGGGACGAAGAGTCCAAA encodes:
- a CDS encoding aspartate/glutamate racemase family protein → MTRRRVGILGGMGPEATILLQQRVLATVRAVDDADHIPLLIDMNPQVPSRIAHLIEGTGADPGPVLAAMARRLEAAGASALAMPCNTAHHYAPDIEAAVSIPFLNMIDLSVGRAMCHLNKGASIGILASPAVRLAGVFDAPLERAGLMALWPEDAGRMLDAIRTIKAEGPTPETRRTLEDAAEDLASRGAAHLFVACSEFSLIADALPGAVPATDTVDVLADAIHDHTFTNWS
- the hisD gene encoding histidinol dehydrogenase, translating into MAISYLKKADPRPVSENNGIRDIVAIMLNNIERDGEEAVRRYGEKLDGWTGEIVLSGADRKSACDRVPASLKDDIRFAHANILRFAEAQKATMGDCEIELIPGLIAGQRQIPVSSAGCYVPGGRYSHIASALMTITTAKVAGVPHITAVSPPRPGTGIPDAIVYAMDISGADLILNLGGVQGIAAMAQGLFGATPADILVGPGNSYVAEAKRMLFGRVGIDMFAGPTDSLIIADHTASVETVAWDLVSQAEHGADSPVWLVSTERALAESVMASVHTLIDSLPEPNASVARTAWVDRAEVILCDSRDEAASVSDHYAPEHLQVQAADLDWWLNRLTAYGSLFLGKETTVSFGDKTAGPNHVLPTSGAARYTGGLSVHKFTKTVTWQRCNEEASHQLAERTARISRMEGMEGHARAAELRQKLGAH
- a CDS encoding fatty acid desaturase, producing the protein MFDHSESSRHEPETRAAREWVKVLSDYRESSSLRSTFELAVTAGPFVLLWALAWWSLSYSYWLTLTISMFNAAFLLRLFAIQHDCGHGAFYENRTVSDWLGRVIGVLTLTPYDVWRRTHSMHHSTSGNLGRRGMGDIHTLTVAEYRALTPLNRLLYRLYRHPVVLFGLGPGYLFFIQNRLPLGLMAKARYWASAMCTNAAILVGLTLILYFGGLMPILLIFLPSTLLAATAGVWLFYVQHQFETTHWEAEEDWQLHDAALKGSSHYVLPTVLQWLSANIGIHHVHHLHSRIPFYRLPEVLRDHAVLASGNRMTIRESILSARLHLWDEESKRLLSFSQAKDRYR